The stretch of DNA CACCTTTGAGGTGCCCGCAAAACACGCGAGCGAACCAGGGCCGTAATTCAACGACCCACCCCGCGTCGAAAGATATGGGAAGTGGGGAAAGATCGAGAAATCGATCTTTGTGTGTAGGCTCGCCTGGGACGGACGCGGCAACATGCAGCACGTTGCCGCGTTGCCGTTTCTCCCTCCTATCGCGAGCAGAGGCGGCCTAGACCCGCAACCACCGGCTACGGCACCAGGCGCGGACGGCCGTCCTGGTCGTAAAGCCGGGCCAGCACCTGCCAGTCCTCGCGCGCCAGGTGGCCCGAGGCCCAGGCCACGAACATCTCGCCGCGTCTGCCCAATGCCACGCAGGGCCAGCTCTGGTCGCCAAGGTATTGCAGGTTGACCTGCTGCTCGTTGCCCAGCGGTTCGCCCGTGGAGTCGAAGCGCCGCACGAACACACCCCAGCTCGAGCGGTCCTGATGAAACGAGGCGTAGCTAATCGCGATCGAGCCGTCGTTGCCTACGGCCACCGCGGGCCAGTTCTGATCCCACCAGCAATAGCGGTTGACGCGGAACTCCTCGTCCAGCGGTTTTCCCTGCGCGTCGAACAGCCGGGCGAAAATCCCGCAGCCGAAGCCGTCCTGGCCCACCGAGGTCCAGGTCACGGCCAGGGTGCCGTCGGCCGCCAGGGCTGTGGACGGGTTGCCCTGGTCGCCCGGCGCGTGTTCGTTGACAACGAACGCCGAACCCAGCGGCGCAGCCTGGTCGCCCAGCATCCGCGCCATCACTGCCCAGCCCTCGCCGTCCGCTCCCAGACTCTGCCAGACCACGGCAATGCGTCCGTTCTGGGTGGCGCTGATCGCCGGGTTGCTTGCCCACAACCCCTCGCCCTGGTCCACGCGCTGGGGATCGCCCAGTTCCTCGCCCGCTGCTGAGAAGCGCCGCAGATAGATCGCGGCGTGACCGTCGGCCGCAAAATCCTGGTACACAACCAACTGCTCGCCGTCGCGGGTCACGGCGATCGAGTTGCGGCCCAGCTCGAGCGGCTCGTCGAGCACGAATTTCTGGCGCTCGCCCAGGGCCAGGCCCGAATGATGGAACGTGCGGCTAAACACGTTGCGGCCGTCGATCCAGTAGACGGTAAATGAGCCGTCCTCGCGCGGCAGCACAGCGCGCAGGCCGCCGTTGGGCAGCAGGTAGTCGCTGACCTCGAGCTCGCAGCGCAGCATGCGCGGACGCTTGACCTGCCCCTCGCCTGGCGTGTAGCTGATGCTGACCGAACCGCCCCCTGCGGTAGCCTGAGGTACGGGCGGGGGCGGCGCAGGGTCCGCAGGATCGGGTTTGGGATCCTCCTCCGGGAGATCGTCAAACGCGGC from Candidatus Alcyoniella australis encodes:
- a CDS encoding FHA domain-containing protein, yielding MAYLVFKHGAQKGRRIEIDADEIRLGSNPRAQVRIDDPGVADLHAIIRRRGDRYMVEDRGSKRGTYLEGKRIKIGELHEGGTLKLGKATLTFHFDLEKPTTKAKEKTRPVYRSDAGIMPTPGQARTKPQVKEQDDIDLDIGKAVRNALSDYKQESERQLSDKKIKFHLPSKRTMQIALMACALLAAMFLFSLIAHYAPHRTNPQRPDQVHTRTAQAPPRVEGTPRDVRIKLDLGQGGNDVGSGKKIVLNAPGGGGAGGGRSMGGGSAGSSNMRASIEIAGTPRKPNMAIRQSGGSAGGSAAPSMPSGGSGAPPPPSKLDSGAPMPDMAGMMDGAGGGAAASGMPMLPKPEVEHEEWDPDNMDEEGMSEEDREELRKALAAFDDLPEEDPKPDPADPAPPPPVPQATAGGGSVSISYTPGEGQVKRPRMLRCELEVSDYLLPNGGLRAVLPREDGSFTVYWIDGRNVFSRTFHHSGLALGERQKFVLDEPLELGRNSIAVTRDGEQLVVYQDFAADGHAAIYLRRFSAAGEELGDPQRVDQGEGLWASNPAISATQNGRIAVVWQSLGADGEGWAVMARMLGDQAAPLGSAFVVNEHAPGDQGNPSTALAADGTLAVTWTSVGQDGFGCGIFARLFDAQGKPLDEEFRVNRYCWWDQNWPAVAVGNDGSIAISYASFHQDRSSWGVFVRRFDSTGEPLGNEQQVNLQYLGDQSWPCVALGRRGEMFVAWASGHLAREDWQVLARLYDQDGRPRLVP